A genomic region of Zygotorulaspora mrakii chromosome 7, complete sequence contains the following coding sequences:
- a CDS encoding aldo/keto reductase translates to MSDLLATAPEPATELGRVRVLSSTAGIKVSPLVFGAMSVGDAWSDFMGSVDKKQSFALLDAYYEAGGNFIDTANNYQNEQSETWLGDWMAERNIRDQMVIATKFTSDYRSHALGKGKAVNFVGNNRRSLHVSVRDSLRKLKTDYIDILYLHWWDHMTSIEEIMDSLHILVQQGKVLYLGVSDTPAWIVAAANYYAVSHGKTPFTVYQGRWNLMIRDLEREILPMARHFGMAIVPWDVLGGGRFKTKKTIQELKRTGGRLRGFFDADEQTEAEIKISEALEKVAKEHGIESITSIALAYIRSKAKNVFPLVGGRKVEHLEQNIAALKIKLTAEQVKYLESVVSFDLGFPLNFIGEDPKVTKVLPPFSAMSFAASFD, encoded by the coding sequence ATGTCTGACTTATTGGCTACAGCTCCTGAACCTGCTACCGAGCTAGGTCGTGTTAGAGTGTTATCCAGCACAGCGGGTATCAAGGTCTCGCCACTAGTGTTTGGCGCTATGTCAGTTGGAGACGCATGGAGTGACTTTATGGGCTCGGTCGACAAAAAGCAATCGTTTGCTTTGTTGGATGCGTACTATGAAGCAGGCGGTAATTTCATCGACACAGCCAACAACTACCAAAATGAGCAGTCAGAGACCTGGTTGGGCGATTGGATGGCGGAAAGAAATATCCGTGACCAAATGGTGATTGCTACCAAGTTTACCAGTGACTACCGTTCTCACGCGTTAGGCAAAGGTAAGGCCGTCAACTTTGTTGGTAACAACAGGCGCAGTCTGCACGTGAGCGTGCGCGACTCGCTACGTAAGCTGAAGACCGATTATATCGATATCTTGTATCTCCACTGGTGGGACCACATGACATCTATCGAGGAAATTATGGACAGTCTGCACATCTTGGTGCAACAAGGGAAGGTTCTTTACCTCGGTGTCTCCGATACGCCAGCATGGATTGTTGCTGCAGCAAATTATTATGCTGTCTCCCATGGCAAAACACCTTTTACCGTGTACCAAGGTAGATGGAATTTGATGATCAGAGACCTGGAACGTGAAATTCTTCCTATGGCTAGACATTTCGGTATGGCTATTGTTCCATGGGATGTTTTGGGTGGCGGTAGAttcaaaaccaaaaaaaccATCCAAGAACTGAAGAGAACTGGGGGCCGTTTGCGTGGTTTCTTTGATGCCGACGAACAGACGGAGGCAGAGATCAAGATTAGTGAAGCGCTCGAAAAAGTTGCTAAAGAGCACGGCATAGAGTCAATCACATCTATTGCTCTTGCTTATATCCGCTCCAAGGCCAAAAACGTTTTCCCATTGGTGGGTGGAAGGAAGGTTGAGCATCTCGAGCAGAATATAGCCGCCTTGAAAATAAAGTTAACTGCAGAGCAGGTTAAATACCTGGAAAGTGTTGTGTCTTTCGACCTGGGTTTCCCTTTGAATTTTATTGGCGAGGATCCTAAGGTGACAAAGGTTCTTCCACCCTTCTCGGCTATGTCATTTGCTGCTAGTTTCGATTGA
- the OPI3 gene encoding bifunctional phosphatidyl-N-methylethanolamine N-methyltransferase/phosphatidyl-N-dimethylethanolamine N-methyltransferase (similar to Saccharomyces cerevisiae OPI3 (YJR073C); ancestral locus Anc_1.526) — protein MSEVLKQLKGVEEYFQDMVSTVDINDRNLQIAAFLIAFNPIFWNIAARLEYYTKFITKVTGSAKKGCYLLAVVIFGLGIFRDMAFHKALASQAVTPALNQDYFRIIGYLLIGSGQVLVCSAFYQLGITGTYLGDYFGILMDDIVTSFPFSVSNNPMYLGSTLSFLGYSLLEGKFAGVLVSCFVNMMYSFATSFEEPFTAKIYSEKEAKQK, from the coding sequence atgagcGAGGTTCTGAAACAACTGAAGGGAGTAGAAGAGTACTTCCAGGATATGGTAAGCACCGTGGACATCAACGACAGAAATTTGCAAATTGCCGCTTTTCTAATCGCTTTCAACCCCATATTTTGGAATATTGCGGCCCGCTTGGAGTACTACACAAAATTCATCACGAAGGTCACAGGCAGTGCTAAGAAAGGATGTTACCTGTTGGCAGTGGTCATCTTCGGTCTTGGGATCTTCCGTGACATGGCATTTCATAAGGCGTTAGCCTCGCAAGCTGTGACACCTGCTTTGAACCAAGACTACTTCAGAATCATTGGATACCTGCTTATTGGTAGTGGTCAGGTACTGGTGTGCTCTGCATTTTATCAGTTGGGTATTACTGGTACATATCTAGGTGATTATTTCGGAATCTTGATGGACGACATCGTCACTTCCTTCccattttctgtttctaACAATCCGATGTATCTGGGCTCAACTCTGTCATTTTTAGGCTACTCTCTTTTAGAAGGTAAGTTTGCCGGTGTTCTCGTCAGTTGTTTTGTCAACATGATGTATAGTTTTGCTACATCCTTCGAGGAGCCTTTCACTGCAAAAATCTATTCCGAGAAGGAAGCCAAACAGAAGTAA
- the STE6 gene encoding ATP-binding cassette a-factor transporter STE6 (similar to Saccharomyces cerevisiae STE6 (YKL209C); ancestral locus Anc_1.527), with amino-acid sequence MLSSEGVGKMSYSRIHLYTFVNVSKNMLVVTAALVSTIAAGLILPVTTILTGRVFDLLAEADNYKDKGVLHHELVIRSMSIMTLGGASLPITWTSISSWMSIGENQGFSVRRRLLELYMTTPLAWFDMNGDFSGKFTQLNRCVEELRSGSAETSAVASRGVITMLALIGTSFYYSWSLTLITMCTAPVIIAVAFFFSRLVEKSVKMENEQTSQASKLMNWSMNATKLVKLSCAQLKEVAKFREHIRESRKSFLYICAYTAANTAILRFLALTMFVQAFWFGSTMVRKGKLKIGDVVTCFHSCILLGATISGILHQLLVLQKGNVAVKQISDALGNCNNSFTQKQGVQYDLDATQAKIAFNQISFTYPNRPKNLVLNNLSLVFTGGNTTFIVGKSGSGKSTLSNLLLGFYENYEGDISINGCDTKSLNPNWLVDNILLVEQKCNIFNDTIRNNILLGSRNNNENEKNEQLKAACRISLLEKFILDIPNGLETLIGNGGVNLSGGQQQKLAIARAFMRDPPILILDEALSALDGMHRILIMKAIRRWRKGKTTIVLTHDLNQIEAEDYVYLFESGECIEKGYQNSLTNDIKSNFYHWKHFSPLTDELDNISQLTTVDEEHIKDIALESYVDMDVETPKLEHDREFFPKFEDLPYSKPRMNGTVRVKVQRIKSNEIMETNSHKSKQQIESKKKLMSIRLIIKRMWSSSHTKPLLVLGVVFSLLAGAANPFFSYTFSFLLNGIVPHGNDVGSEGYLLKWSFIVIGVAAADASFGFFKDCLLGYCSENWITNLRSEAMTAITFKKLDWFLQSTNKESEISALVLNDLRDLRTLVTDYLGAVTSFLMISTLGLVRALVSGWKLSLVCISMFPLIIVFSAIYGISLQKCETQYKSAVADLENLLYEISTGVKTIRCLQVEGHFLAKYKTLENRMRRIAGRRLMATGLGVAIIEAMTTCIQSILFYFALKLVIDGEYTSQHMFETFTLLLFTIMSCSALINQIPDITRGQRAATWLYRILDENFNDEKFDKMSSRHAPINNEGTGSSTLISIRDLTFSYPAAKSVDVFRCLNLELFRGSTVAIVGESGSGKSTLMYLLTQLYEPAPHSIFIDGTDINDWGLHDLRNQIAVVEQRAVLFPGTVRENLTYGIVRDVLEIEIYDVLKYAGISDFVISLPNELETEINSELLSGGQAQRLCIARALLRKPRILILDECTSALDPVSAHIINELVRTGPPTMLTISITHCEEMMRACNEIVILKNGRVTEHGFFDELLTKRGDFYNLISTFNEELN; translated from the coding sequence ATGCTTTCTTCAGAGGGTGTGGGAAAAATGAGCTACAGCAGGATCCATTTATACACGTTCGTAAATGTCAGCAAAAACATGTTGGTGGTCACTGCTGCTCTAGTATCAACGATTGCCGCGGGGCTAATTTTGCCAGTGACTACAATACTCACCGGACGAGTGTTTGATCTATTGGCTGAGGCAGACAACTACAAGGACAAGGGTGTGCTGCATCATGAATTGGTCATAAGAAGTATGTCTATAATGACGTTGGGTGGTGCGTCGCTTCCAATTACGTGGACTTCGATATCGTCATGGATGTCAATCGGTGAAAATCAGGGATTTTCCGTCAGAAGGCGGCTACTTGAGTTGTACATGACAACGCCACTAGCATGGTTTGATATGAATGGGGACTTTTCGGGGAAGTTTACGCAGCTGAACCGGTGCGTTGAGGAATTAAGGTCTGGGTCCGCTGAAACTTCTGCGGTAGCTTCAAGAGGTGTCATAACTATGCTTGCCTTAATCGGAACCTCCTTTTATTATTCGTGGTCATTGACTCTCATTACAATGTGCACAGCCCCTGTAATCATCGCTgttgcatttttcttttcccGGTTAGTGGAAAAGAGTGTAAAGATGGAAAACGAGCAGACCAGTCAAGCTTCTAAATTGATGAACTGGTCTATGAATGCCACTAAGCTAGTCAAGCTTTCGTGCGCTCAACTTAAAGAGGTTGCAAAGTTTAGAGAACATATAAGAGAGAGCAGAAAAAGCTTTCTGTATATTTGCGCTTATACTGCCGCGAATACAGCAATTCTAAGATTTTTGGCTCTGACAATGTTTGTGCAGGCTTTTTGGTTTGGATCGACGATGGTTCGCAAAggaaaactgaaaatagGAGATGTAGTAACTTGTTTCCATTCATGTATCCTCCTTGGGGCAACCATAAGTGGAATTCTACATCAACTGCTTGTTCTGCAAAAAGGTAATGTTGCTGTAAAACAGATTTCGGACGCTCTAGGAAACTGCAATAATTCGTTCACTCAAAAGCAAGGAGTACAATACGATTTGGATGCTACACAAGCTAAAATAGCCTTcaatcaaatttcatttacCTACCCAAATAGACCGAAAAATCTTGTTTTAAATAACCTATCGCTTGTATTCACTGGAGGGAATACTACTTTCATCGTTGGAAAATCCGGTTCAGGAAAATCGACTCTATCAAATTTATTGTTGGGGTTTTACGAGAACTATGAGGGTGACATTAGTATTAACGGATGTGATACTAAGAGCTTAAATCCCAATTGGCTAGTCGACAATATTCTATTGGTAGAGCAGAAGTGcaacattttcaatgacaCGATAAGAAACAATATATTACTTGGGTCAAGAAACAAcaatgagaatgaaaagaatgaacaATTGAAAGCTGCTTGCAGAATTTCCCTACtcgaaaaatttattttagACATACCCAATGGCTTGGAGACTTTAATTGGAAATGGAGGGGTAAATCTCAGTGGTGGTCAACAGCAGAAGCTTGCGATTGCTCGAGCCTTCATGCGAGATCCACCTATTCTGATTCTGGATGAAGCTCTATCAGCATTAGATGGCATGCATCGCATTTTGATCATGAAAGCTATACGCAGATGGAGAAAAGGGAAAACAACTATAGTCTTGACGCACgatttgaatcaaataGAAGCAGAGGACTATGTATACCTTTTCGAGAGCGGTGAATGTATTGAAAAGGGTTATCAAAACTCTTTAACAAATGACATAAAAAGtaatttttatcattggAAGCATTTTAGTCCCCTCACGGACGAATTAGATAATATTTCACAATTGACAACTGTAGATGAAGAACATATCAAAGACATAGCATTGGAAAGCTATGTTGATATGGATGTAGAGACACCTAAATTGGAGCATGATAGAGAATTTTTCCCGAAATTCGAGGACCTTCCTTACAGCAAACCTAGAATGAATGGGACCGTGAGAGTTAAAGTCCAGAGAATAAAAAGCAACGAAATCATGGAGACAAACTCACACAAAAGTAAGCAGCaaattgaatcaaaaaaaaaactgatgTCGATTCGTCTCATAATCAAAAGAATGTGGAGCAGTAGTCACACCAAGCCACTTCTAGTATTAGGTGTTGTGTTTTCATTGTTAGCAGGCGCTGCAAACCCATTTTTCTCATACACTTTTAGCTTTCTATTGAATGGAATCGTGCCACATGGAAATGATGTAGGATCCGAAGGTTACCTTCTCAAATGGTCATTTATAGTAATAGGAGTCGCGGCAGCTGATGCTTCTTTTGggtttttcaaagattgctTATTGGGGTATTGCAGTGAAAATTGGATCACGAACCTACGATCTGAGGCTATGACAGCAATCACCTTTAAGAAGTTGGATTGGTTTCTGCAGTCCACAAATAAGGAATCTGAAATATCTGCTCTGGTATTGAATGATTTGCGGGATTTGAGAACATTAGTTACTGATTACCTGGGCGCTGTCACAAGCTTTCTGATGATTTCAACTTTGGGGTTAGTACGGGCACTAGTCAGTGGCTGGAAATTGAGTTTAGTGTGCATTTCAATGTTTCCATTGATAATAGTATTCTCAGCAATTTATGGAATTTCACTGCAAAAATGCGAGACCCAGTACAAATCAGCCGTAGCTGATCTAGAGAATTTATTGTATGAGATTTCAACGGGGGTTAAAACTATTAGGTGCTTACAGGTTGAGGGGCATTTCTTAGCAAAGTATAAAACGCTTGAAAATCGTATGAGAAGAATTGCTGGACGGCGACTTATGGCTACAGGGTTGGGGGTCGCGATTATTGAAGCAATGACAACATGCATTCAGTCTAtacttttttattttgcaCTGAAGCTTGTTATAGATGGAGAATACACAAGTCAGCATATGTTCGAGACTTTCACACTGTTGCTTTTTACGATTATGAGTTGCAGCGCCTTAATTAACCAAATTCCCGACATTACCAGAGGGCAAAGAGCTGCTACATGGCTATATAGAATACTGGATGAGAATTTTAACGAtgagaaatttgataaaatgagCTCTAGACATGCCCCAATAAATAACGAAGGCACTGGTTCCTCTACACTTATAAGCATTAGGGACCTGACCTTTTCATATCCTGCCGCCAAAAGTGTTGATGTATTTAGGTGCCTAAATCTGGAGTTATTCCGCGGCAGTACTGTTGCAATAGTTGGTGAGTCTGGTTCGGGTAAGTCAACCTTGATGTATCTTTTAACACAACTTTATGAGCCAGCACCTCACTCAATTTTTATTGATGGTACTGACATTAACGATTGGGGGTTACATGATTTGAGAAACCAAATTGCTGTTGTAGAACAGAGGGCGGTTCTTTTTCCTGGAACAGTGAGGGAAAATTTAACATATGGTATAGTTCGCGATGTTCTagagattgaaatttaCGATGTATTGAAATATGCTGGAATATCTGACTTTGTAATTTCCCTCCCCAATGAACTCGAGACAGAAATCAACTCCGAATTGCTATCCGGCGGACAGGCTCAGAGGCTGTGCATTGCCAGAGCTCTTTTGAGAAAGCCAAGAATTTTAATACTTGATGAGTGTACATCAGCTCTGGACCCTGTTAGCGCTCATATAATTAATGAACTTGTAAGAACCGGTCCACCTACAATGCTGACAATATCTATCACACATTGTGAAGAGATGATGAGGGCTTGTAATGAAATCGTGATTCTTAAGAATGGTCGAGTGACTGAACATGGCTTCTTTGATGAGCTTTTAACGAAACGAGGAGATTTTTACAACTTGATTTCGACGTTCAATGAGGAACTCAATTAA
- the UBA1 gene encoding E1 ubiquitin-activating protein UBA1 (similar to Saccharomyces cerevisiae UBA1 (YKL210W); ancestral locus Anc_1.528), producing MSAIDSVNVDPNAYDLDNADGSIDEGLYSRQLYVLGKEAMLRMQHANVLIIGLQGLGVEIAKNVVLAGVKSLDLYDPAAAVLQDLSTQFFLTEADLGKPRDCVSRDRLAELNSYVPVKVVESLQDEETLQKYQVIVATTTVSLQERIQLNNYCHAKHIKFISTETRGFFGSVFVDFGENFTVLDSTGEEPRTGIVSDIEPDGTVTMLDENRHGLEDGNFVKFSEVQGLEKLNDGTLFKVEVLGPFAFKIDPVSQYGKYKKGGMFTEVKVPKQVSFKSLQNSLAEPEIVFSDFAKLDRSGQLHLGFQALDQFASDHQGTLPRPLNDQDAAEVIKLTEDLASTYPSVLGGSDVSVDKELIKELAFQARGDIPGMVAFFGGLVAQEVLKACSGKFQPLKQFMYFDSLESLPDPKSHIRTLESTKPINSRYDNQIAVFGLDFQKKIANLRVFLVGSGAIGCEMLKNWALMGLSSGSNGSVIVTDNDSIEKSNLNRQFLFRPKDVGRNKSEVAAEAVCSMNPGLIGKIDSRIDKVGPETEGLFDDAFWESLDFVTNALDNVDARTYVDRRCVFYRKPLLESGTLGTKGNTQVVIPRLTESYSSSRDPPEKSIPLCTLRSFPNKIDHTIAWAKSLFQGYFTDAPENVNMYLTQPNFVEQTLKQSGDVKSILENINDSLSKRPLSFDDCIIWARLEFEKKFNHDIKQLLYNFPTDAKTSNGEPFWSGPKRAPTPLNFDISNPDHFDFVIAGANLRAFNYGLKGDVNMPDKTHYARVIDSMTIQEFSPRSDIKIQVNDEDPDPNADKQDSGDSLSSLAAELPDPSSLVGFKLDPVEFEKDDDTNHHIEFITACSNCRAQNYFIETVDRQKTKFIAGRIIPAIATTTSLVTGLVNLELYKVADGKTDIEQYKNGFVNLALPFFGFSEPIASAKASYNGKTYDKIWDRFDIQGDIKLADLIKHFEEKEGLEISMLSYGVSLLYASFFPPKKLKERMNFTITQLVKFITKTEVPPHVRTMILEICADDKEGEDVEVPYITIHL from the coding sequence ATGAGTGCTATTGATAGTGTCAATGTGGATCCCAATGCGTATGACCTCGATAATGCTGACGGCAGTATCGATGAGGGTCTGTATTCCCGTCAGTTATATGTCCTCGGAAAAGAGGCCATGTTGAGGATGCAGCATGCCAACGTGTTGATCATTGGTCTACAAGGTCTGGGAGTTGAAATCGCGAAGAATGTTGTGCTTGCAGGTGTCAAGTCTCTCGATTTGTATGACCCGGCGGCGGCAGTCCTGCAAGATTTATCCACACAGTTTTTTCTCACAGAGGCAGATTTGGGTAAACCAAGAGATTGCGTGTCAAGAGATAGATTGGCTGAATTGAACTCTTATGTGCCAGTAAAGGTAGTAGAATCTTTGCAAGATGAGGAAACGttacaaaaatatcaagtCATTGTTGCAACAACCACAGTGTCCTTACAGGAAAGAATCCAACTGAACAACTATTGCCATGCCAAACATATTAAATTCATTTCCACGGAAACAAGGGGGTTTTTTGGTAGTGTCTTTGTTGATTTCGGTGAAAACTTTACTGTTTTGGACTCAACAGGCGAAGAGCCAAGAACGGGTATTGTGTCCGACATTGAACCCGATGGAACCGTCACCATGCTTGACGAAAACAGGCACGGTCTCGAAGATGGTAACTTCGTCAAATTTTCTGAAGTGCAAGGACTCGAGAAACTCAATGACGGTACTCTATTCAAAGTTGAAGTTTTAGGGCCGTTTGCATTCAAAATAGACCCTGTTTCACAATATGGTAAATATAAAAAGGGTGGCATGTTCACTGAAGTTAAAGTTCCAAAACAGGTGTCTTTTAAATCCCTTCAGAATTCCTTAGCCGAACCagaaattgttttttcagatttcGCCAAGTTGGATAGATCAGGTCAATTACATTTAGGCTTTCAAGCTCTAGATCAATTCGCTTCCGATCATCAAGGCACATTACCAAGACCTTTAAACGATCAAGATGCTGCTGAAGTGATCAAATTGACGGAAGATTTAGCTTCTACTTATCCATCTGTTTTGGGCGGATCCGATGTTTCAGTTGATaaagaattgataaaagaGTTGGCGTTCCAGGCAAGAGGTGACATTCCTGGTATGGTAGCTTTCTTTGGTGGTTTAGTCGCACAGgaagttttgaaagcttGTTCAGGTAAATTTCAACCTTTGAAACAATTTATGTATTTCGATTCTTTGGAATCATTACCAGATCCTAAGAGTCACATCAGAACTTTAGAGTCTACGAAACCTATCAATTCTCGTTACGATAATCAAATTGCCGTTTTTGGTCTTGActttcagaaaaaaattgcaaatttgAGAGTTTTCCTGGTGGGCTCTGGGGCTATTGGTTGTGAAATGCTCAAGAATTGGGCTCTCATGGGATTAAGCTCTGGATCTAATGGTAGCGTTATCGTAACCGATAATGAttctattgaaaaatccaaCCTAAATCGTCAATTTTTATTTAGACCAAAAGATGTCGGGAGAAACAAATCTGAGGTCGCTGCAGAGGCAGTCTGTTCAATGAATCCAGGTTTGATTGGTAAAATTGACTCTAGAATTGATAAAGTGGGTCCCGAAACGGAAGGCCTGTTTGACGATGCATTTTGGGAGAGTCTTGATTTTGTTACAAATGCATTAGATAATGTGGATGCACGTACGTACGTTGATCGTCGTTGCGTTTTCTACAGGAAACCTTTGTTAGAGTCCGGTACCTTAGGTACAAAGGGCAACACGCAAGTGGTCATTCCAAGATTAACGGAATCGTATTCCTCCTCTAGAGATCCACCAGAGAAGTCGATTCCCTTGTGTACTTTGCGTTCATTTCCTAATAAAATTGATCATACAATTGCATGGGCTAAATCCCTTTTTCAAGGTTATTTTACAGATGCTCCCGAGAATGTCAACATGTACTTAACGCAGCCTAATTTTGTTGAGCAAACTTTAAAGCAGAGTGGTGATGTTAAATCTATTCTAGAGAATATTAATGACTCGTTAAGCAAAAGACCATTGAGCTTCGATGATTGTATTATATGGGCGAGATTagaatttgagaaaaagtTCAATCATGATATCAAACAGTTGTTGTATAATTTTCCCACAGATGCGAAGACATCAAATGGTGAACCTTTTTGGTCCGGGCCTAAACGTGCTCCTACTCCTTTGAACTTCGATATATCAAATCCTGATCATTTTGACTTCGTTATAGCCGGTGCAAATCTGCGAGCATTTAACTACGGACTGAAAGGTGACGTAAATATGCCCGATAAAACTCATTACGCGAGGGTGATAGATAGTATGACAATTCAAGAGTTTTCTCCAAGATctgatatcaaaattcaagTAAATGACGAAGATCCTGATCCAAATGCAGATAAACAAGATTCAGGCGACTCCTTATCCTCATTGGCAGCGGAACTTCCTGATCCTTCATCTTTGGTAGGGTTTAAACTAGATCCTGTGGAATTCGAGAAAGATGATGACACGAATCATCATATTGAGTTTATAACTGCCTGTTCAAACTGCAGAGCTCAAAACTACTTCATTGAAACAGTTGATAGACAAAAGACTAAATTCATTGCAGGTCGTATTATTCCTGCAATAGCTACTACAACCTCTTTGGTAACTGGACTTGTCAATTTGGAACTATACAAAGTCGCAGATGGAAAAACAGATATTGAACAATACAAGAATGGCTTTGTTAATCTAGCGCTTCCATTCTTTGGGTTCTCCGAACCTATTGCTTCGGCTAAAGCAAGTTACAACGGTAAGACATACGATAAAATATGGGATCGGTTTGATATACAAGGTGATATCAAATTAGCCGATTTGATCAAAcactttgaagaaaaggaaggGTTGGAAATTAGCATGTTATCGTACGGGGTGTCATTATTATATGCTTCCTTTTTCCCACCCAAGAAGCTGAAGGAGAGAATGAACTTTACGATCACTCAGTTGGTCAAATTCATCACAAAAACAGAGGTACCACCTCACGTTCGTACCATGATTTTAGAAATTTGTGCTGATGATAAAGAAGGTGAGGATGTAGAAGTACCATATATTACTATTCACTTGTAA
- the MOG1 gene encoding Ran GTPase-binding protein MOG1 (similar to Saccharomyces cerevisiae MOG1 (YJR074W); ancestral locus Anc_1.529), whose product MLKKLDLYGGAISTVLPEGFLDASLLREVPDTQEIFVNSRETGEKFEDGLGLNESIVVDLLERVSEINDYGALKVHLEEITDLNAGRNMSMVEHETLANGSQCCVATESIDKWGKQEKKETVVLCVGLIRLAEFSTDVVITINVPVEPAMHAELDQLAKNRLPERATTAYELLKSMVREFKVVDGSLFV is encoded by the coding sequence ATGCTTAAAAAATTAGATCTTTATGGTGGCGCTATTAGTACAGTGCTACCAGAAGGTTTCTTAGATGCCTCGTTATTGCGTGAGGTACCGGATACCCAGGAAATATTTGTCAACAGTCGTGAGACTGGTGAAAAATTCGAGGATGGGTTGGGGCTGAATGAGAGTATTGTTGTGGACTTGCTGGAACGGGTTTCTGAGATTAATGACTATGGGGCTCTTAAAGTTCATCTGGAGGAAATAACAGACTTGAATGCCGGCAGGAATATGTCCATGGTCGAACACGAGACCCTAGCAAATGGAAGTCAGTGCTGTGTCGCGACAGAGTCGATAGATAAATGGGGCAAGcaggagaaaaaagagacagTGGTGCTTTGTGTAGGGCTGATACGTTTAGCGGAGTTTTCTACCGACGTTGTGATCACGATCAATGTGCCTGTGGAGCCTGCAATGCATGCTGAGCTCGATCAGCTTGCTAAAAACAGGTTGCCTGAAAGAGCAACCACCGCATATGAGCTGCTAAAGAGCATGGTACGGGAGTTCAAAGTCGTAGATGGCTCTCTTTTTGTATAG
- the HOC1 gene encoding alpha-1,6-mannosyltransferase (similar to Saccharomyces cerevisiae HOC1 (YJR075W); ancestral locus Anc_1.530): MIWKRQNEVSHKLKTRIVSNDVRKGNKTVSRGIRNGCLLFWSLNILEVTIMSKGKRGINLKLALLICVPALIIAIMLVRFLNNSKAADLQNLLQNLNKEISQSINTAASNQKSEADLLQHFEQLANEIKSKQEDQARQFERQRRILEKKIQNLKETPLQGTLRERLAYTFEYDGNHKFPAFIWQTKSSIESESVKTHEQEAQWREKNPGFVHEVTNDDMANALVHYFYGSIPEVIEAYDALPSKILKIDFFKYLVLLARGGVYADVDTAPIQAIPNWIPENVEPHRIGLILGIEHDASAPDWKSRFVRRLQFSTWIIQAKAGHPVLREIVAQITEKTLERQKDQDSNVNLRNDLTIMSWTGSGLWTDVIFTYLNDYMRSGITEKTTWKDFQDLRVPKLISDILVFPSYSFNAPSEIKNNDAWKNLYFASHKGKKSWKAVPKVEGN, encoded by the coding sequence ATGATTTGGAAACGCCAAAATGAAGTTTCTCACAAGTTGAAAACAAGAATTGTGTCAAACGATGTAAGGAAAGGAAATAAAACGGTATCTCGAGGCATAAGGAACGGTTGTCTGCTTTTTTGGAGCCTAAATATACTAGAGGTGACTATTATGTCTAAAGGTAAGCGTGGCATTAATTTGAAACTGGCCTTGTTGATCTGTGTTCCGGCACTTATCATTGCTATAATGCTGGTGAGGTTTTTGAACAACTCAAAGGCTGCAGATCTACAGAATCTTTTGCAGAACCTTAATAAGGAGATTAGTCAGAGCATCAACACAGCTGCATCGAATCAAAAGAGCGAAGCCGATCTGTTACaacattttgaacaattggCTAATGAAATCAAGAGTAAACAAGAAGATCAAGCCAGGCAATTTGAGAGGCAACGCCGcatattggaaaaaaagatccaAAACTTAAAAGAGACACCTCTTCAAGGTACACTGCGTGAAAGATTAGCATACACGTTTGAATATGATGGAAATCACAAGTTTCCGGCTTTTATCTGGCAAACTAAGTCATCGATCGAAAGCGAATCTGTCAAAACACATGAACAGGAAGCGCAATGGAGAGAAAAAAACCCAGGTTTTGTGCACGAAGTCACAAACGATGATATGGCTAACGCCTTGGTGCATTATTTCTACGGCTCCATTCCAGAAGTGATCGAAGCATATGACGCTTTGCCGtctaaaattttaaaaatcgattttttcaaatacctTGTCTTATTGGCTCGTGGTGGTGTATACGCCGACGTGGACACTGCTCCAATACAAGCGATACCCAATTGGATTCCTGAAAACGTAGAGCCTCATAGGATTGGACTGATACTTGGAATAGAGCACGACGCAAGTGCTCCTGATTGGAAATCTCGATTTGTAAGAAGGTTGCAATTTTCGACCTGGATAATCCAGGCGAAGGCAGGCCATCCAGTTCTAAGAGAAATAGTTGCTCAGATAACCGAAAAGACCCTTGAACGTCAAAAGGATCAAGACTCAAACGTCAATTTAAGAAACGATTTGACCATTATGTCATGGACAGGTTCTGGACTTTGGACAGATGTCATATTTACTTACCTCAACGATTACATGAGGAGTGGAATAACAGAAAAGACCACTTGGAAAGATTTCCAAGACTTACGTGTTCCTAAATTAATCAGTGATATCCTTGTCTTCCCATCTTATTCCTTTAATGCGCCTTctgaaataaaaaacaatGATGCATGGAAAAATCTCTATTTCGCATCTCACAAAGGCAAAAAGTCTTGGAAGGCAGTGCCAAAAGTCGAGGGTAACTGA